A stretch of Pygocentrus nattereri isolate fPygNat1 chromosome 8, fPygNat1.pri, whole genome shotgun sequence DNA encodes these proteins:
- the pdzd11 gene encoding PDZ domain-containing protein 11 yields the protein MDQKIPYDDYQLPVVFLPPYENPPAWIPPQDRINHPDYNNELTQFLPRTIVLKKPPGAQLGFNIRGGKASQLGIFISKVVPDSDAHRAGLQEGDQVLSVNEVDFQDIEHSRAVEILKTAREILMRVRYFPYNYQRQKERTVH from the exons ATGGATCAGAAAATTCCTTATGATGACTATCAGCTGCCAGTTGTTTTTTTGCCCCCCTATGAAAATCCACCTGCGTGGATTCCTCCTCAGGAT agAATAAATCACCCTGATTATAATAATGAGCTTACACAGTTCTTACCACGCACTATAGTCTTGAAAAAGCCTCCTGGAGCGCAACTGGGCTTCAACATCCGGGGTGGAAAGGCTTCACAGCTTGGTATCTTTATTTCTAAG GTGGTGCCAGATTCTGATGCCCACAGGGCTGGACTTCAGGAAGGAGATCAGGTGTTATCAGTTAATGAAGTGGACTTTCAGGACATAGAGCACTCAAGG GCTGTGGAGATTCTGAAGACAGCCAGGGAGATTTTGATGAGGGTGCGCTACTTCCCTTACA ATTACCAGCGACAGAAGGAGAGGACAGTACACTAG
- the stard14 gene encoding START domain containing 14 yields the protein MSLGSGIIPDESVFAELRRQCMSTENWQNKYNKNGMEVWVEVPPSINSQGNKTSLSKVHKVKCKIAISDVSAATMYDVLHDNKYRKTWDPAMLESFEIARVAPNADVGYYSWLCPKPLKNRDVITLRSWQTSEDEYIIVNYSVKHPKYPPRKDLVRAVSILTGYLMKPTGPNSCSFTYVSQADPKGSLPKWAVNKASQILAPKVMKSVHKAGQNYPAWKALNSPEHKPWLYPIQSELPMMNPAELTLQHGDSLENVDESSTWDAQENEDSS from the exons ATGTCTCTGGGATCAGGAATTATTCCGGACGAGTCCGTTTTCGCTGAATTGAGAAGACAGTGCATGTCGACAGAGAACTGgcaaaacaaatacaataaGAACGGAATGGAGGTGTGGGTCGAGGTGCCCCCCTCAATAAATTCACAAGGAAACAAAACCAGCCTCTCTAAAGTGCACAAAGTCAAG TGTAAAATTGCCATTAGTGATGTGTCAGCTGCCACAATGTATGATGTTCTTCACGACAACAAGTATCGAAAAACGTGGGACCCTGCTATGCTTGAGAGCTTTGAAATAGCTCGGGTTGCACCCAACGCAGACGTGGGCTACTATTCAT GGCTGTGTCCTAAgccactgaaaaacagagatGTGATTACCCTGCGTTCTTGGCAGACATCTGAAGATGAATACATCATTGTGAATTACTCTGTCAAGCATCCG AAATACCCGCCACGAAAAGACCTGGTAAGGGCAGTCTCTATTCTGACGGGTTACTTGATGAAACCAACCGGACCTAACAGCTGCTCTTTCACCTACGTCTCACAAGCTGATCCTAAGG GTTCTCTACCCAAGTGGGCAGTCAACAAGGCATCTCAGATCCTGGCTCCCAAA GTTATGAAAAGCGTGCACAAGGCAGGTCAGAACTACCCTGCATGGAAGGCACTGAACTCTCCAGAACACAAGCCCTGGCTATACCCCATACAGAGTGAACTGCCCATGATGAATCCAGCAGAACTGACCCTGCAACATGGAGATTCACTGGAGAATGTGGATGAGAGTTCAACCTGGGACGCACAGGAAAATGAGGACAGTAGTTGA